One genomic region from Egicoccus sp. AB-alg6-2 encodes:
- the paaA gene encoding 1,2-phenylacetyl-CoA epoxidase subunit PaaA has translation MTVEDQRTEEFVAYLHAGGKVEATGWVGPGWDEAWMPDTYRQLNLKFIEMHANSEIMGALPEREWIARAPSLRRKRSLAAKVQDEVGHAHLIYRVAETLGRPRQQMYDDLVAGRGKFHNVFHYPTSSWGDVACIGFLVDGAAIVTQRALLDTSYLPYVRVMRRVVAEESLHYRHGEDIMLALASGTDEQFEMLQEAVNRWWEPIMHFFGTDVAAEDDPMIHWRVKSRTNEQSRQEWINQYVPKMWDMGIETPDPALRYDEDAGRWHYTEPDWDKLKQIVKGEPTEATATRLYWRQLLAHNHEWVRQIVTGDRPPAVAA, from the coding sequence ATGACGGTCGAGGACCAGCGCACCGAGGAGTTCGTGGCGTACCTGCACGCCGGCGGCAAGGTCGAGGCCACCGGCTGGGTGGGCCCCGGGTGGGACGAGGCCTGGATGCCCGACACCTACCGGCAGCTCAACCTCAAGTTCATCGAGATGCACGCCAACTCCGAGATCATGGGCGCGCTGCCGGAGCGCGAGTGGATCGCGCGGGCGCCGAGCCTGCGCCGCAAGCGCTCGCTGGCCGCCAAGGTCCAGGACGAGGTCGGGCACGCCCACCTGATCTACCGGGTCGCGGAGACCCTGGGTCGGCCACGCCAGCAGATGTACGACGACCTCGTCGCCGGGCGCGGCAAGTTCCACAACGTCTTCCACTACCCGACCTCCTCGTGGGGCGACGTCGCCTGCATCGGCTTCCTCGTCGACGGCGCCGCGATCGTCACGCAGCGCGCGCTGCTGGACACCTCCTACCTGCCCTACGTGCGGGTGATGCGGCGCGTGGTCGCCGAGGAGTCGCTGCACTACCGCCACGGCGAGGACATCATGCTCGCGCTGGCCAGCGGCACCGACGAACAGTTCGAGATGCTGCAGGAGGCCGTCAACCGCTGGTGGGAGCCGATCATGCACTTCTTCGGCACCGACGTGGCCGCCGAGGACGACCCGATGATCCACTGGCGCGTGAAGAGCCGCACCAACGAGCAGTCGCGCCAGGAGTGGATCAACCAGTACGTGCCCAAGATGTGGGACATGGGCATCGAGACGCCCGACCCGGCCCTCCGCTACGACGAGGACGCGGGGCGGTGGCACTACACCGAGCCCGACTGGGACAAGCTCAAGCAGATCGTCAAGGGCGAGCCGACCGAGGCGACCGCCACGAGGCTGTACTGGCGCCAGCTCCTGGCTCACAACCACGAGTGGGTGCGTCAGATCGTCACCGGCGACCGCCCGCCGGCCGTCGCCGCCTGA
- the paaC gene encoding 1,2-phenylacetyl-CoA epoxidase subunit PaaC: protein MTPATVTLPDLTTARARLLLVLADDELISGHRASHWTGVAPSLEEDLAFSTIAQDEINHADVWYQLLLGEDHADVRAGVDALGLGRAPQDYLHAIVCERPPGDFAYTLARHWAYDRFDVVRLAALADSSDADVAAVAVKLLHEERYHLEHADHWFARLAAGGDEPRRRLRDALAIVLPETLGLFEPFAGEDEAVEQGLLPVDHATLRARWSEIVGAMLDEAGFGALLPAPDAATPEAASGGRQGRHSPDFTDDVWPEMTALYRAHPGARW from the coding sequence ATGACCCCCGCCACCGTCACCCTTCCCGACCTGACGACCGCCCGGGCGCGGCTGCTGCTCGTGCTCGCCGACGACGAACTGATCAGCGGCCACCGGGCCTCACACTGGACCGGCGTCGCGCCCTCGCTCGAGGAGGACCTCGCGTTCTCCACGATCGCCCAGGACGAGATCAACCACGCCGACGTCTGGTACCAGCTCCTGCTCGGCGAGGACCACGCGGACGTGCGCGCCGGGGTGGACGCCCTCGGGCTCGGCCGCGCACCGCAGGACTACCTCCACGCCATCGTGTGCGAGCGCCCGCCGGGGGACTTCGCCTACACGCTGGCGCGGCACTGGGCCTACGACCGCTTCGACGTCGTGCGGCTGGCCGCGCTGGCCGACTCGTCGGATGCCGACGTCGCGGCCGTGGCGGTCAAGCTGCTGCACGAGGAGCGCTACCACCTCGAGCACGCCGACCACTGGTTCGCACGGCTGGCCGCCGGTGGTGACGAGCCCCGCCGGCGGCTGCGCGACGCCCTGGCGATCGTGCTGCCCGAGACGCTCGGGCTGTTCGAGCCGTTCGCCGGCGAGGACGAGGCGGTCGAACAGGGGCTGCTGCCCGTCGACCATGCCACCCTGCGGGCGCGGTGGAGCGAGATCGTCGGCGCCATGCTCGACGAGGCCGGGTTCGGCGCGCTGCTGCCGGCCCCGGACGCGGCCACGCCCGAGGCGGCCAGCGGCGGCCGTCAGGGGCGGCACTCCCCGGACTTCACCGACGACGTCTGGCCCGAGATGACGGCCCTGTACCGCGCCCATCCCGGAGCCAGGTGGTGA
- the paaD gene encoding 1,2-phenylacetyl-CoA epoxidase subunit PaaD → MTGTRTAADPTEVRRAVEGVADPELPPVTIGMLGMVHDVEVDDDGTVRVELLPTFSGCPATEMIERDVVAAVRAVEGVDEVRVRFRYDPPWTPDRIDTTGRERLREFGIAPPGGAVASPRPEGRPTLPLAIGPASDPRPCPYCGSDTTVRESNFGPTPCRDLRFCERCQQPFEAFKSF, encoded by the coding sequence GTGACCGGCACCCGGACCGCCGCCGACCCGACCGAGGTGCGCCGGGCCGTCGAAGGCGTCGCCGACCCGGAGCTCCCGCCGGTCACGATCGGCATGCTCGGCATGGTGCACGACGTCGAGGTGGACGACGACGGCACCGTCCGCGTCGAGCTGCTGCCCACCTTCTCGGGCTGCCCGGCCACCGAGATGATCGAGCGCGACGTCGTCGCCGCCGTCCGCGCCGTCGAGGGGGTCGACGAGGTCCGCGTCCGCTTCCGCTACGACCCGCCCTGGACCCCCGACCGCATCGACACGACCGGGCGCGAACGGCTGCGCGAGTTCGGCATCGCCCCACCGGGTGGCGCCGTCGCGTCGCCGCGCCCGGAAGGGCGTCCCACCCTGCCGCTCGCCATCGGACCCGCCTCCGATCCACGGCCGTGTCCCTACTGCGGCTCGGACACCACCGTCCGCGAGTCGAACTTCGGCCCCACGCCGTGCCGTGACCTACGGTTCTGCGAGCGGTGCCAGCAACCGTTCGAGGCGTTCAAGTCGTTCTGA
- the paaZ gene encoding phenylacetic acid degradation bifunctional protein PaaZ, whose translation MARTLQSYVLGAWVTPDGDGEPVVDAVTGEQVAVATAAGIDFAAVVRHARDVGGPALRELTFHERAAKLKELVGVIAEHKDELYALSAQGGATKKDAWVDVDGGMGVLATYASKARKELPNAKVAVDGPPEPLSRDGSFLGQHVWTPKQGVAVQINAYNFPCWGSLEKLAPALVAGMPVIVKPAPQTAQVAEALYRHVVDSGVFPEGAIQFVAGHPGDLLDHLDGRDVVGFTGSAATAEVIRGHRAFTARAATLITETDSLNAAVLLPGAADDEAHVDRFVKEIKKELLTKAGQRCTAIRRALVPETAVDTVVAKLQQALEGVTLGDPTREDVRMGALVSASQKQDVVRTVEKLLAGCRTVVGDDAPELLGDVDPGAFMAPTVLLLEDPGFDAVHELEPFGPVATLVPYRDADEAVALVQRGGGSLVTSVFGSAADPDAATVFTGIAAHHGRLLFVDDVSAETQTGHGTPLPHLVHGGPGRAGGGEEMGGVRGIHHYLQRTALTGSPELITRMTGRYAPGAPRRLDVEHPFKLTYDQLQIGDALETEEREITLADIERFAELSGDTFYAHMDEEAAKASPIFEGRVAHGYFLVSAAAGLFVWPDPGPVLANFGLENLRFLAPVYPGDRIKLFLTCKDKVTRREPDQGTVTWDVEVLNQHGEVVAAYDVLTIVRREVPA comes from the coding sequence ATGGCACGCACCCTGCAGAGCTACGTCCTCGGCGCGTGGGTGACCCCCGACGGTGACGGCGAACCCGTCGTGGACGCCGTCACCGGCGAGCAGGTGGCGGTGGCGACCGCCGCCGGCATCGACTTCGCCGCCGTGGTCCGCCATGCGCGCGACGTCGGGGGACCGGCGCTGCGCGAGCTGACCTTCCACGAGCGTGCGGCGAAGCTGAAGGAGCTGGTCGGCGTCATCGCCGAACACAAGGACGAGCTGTACGCCCTGTCCGCCCAGGGAGGCGCGACGAAGAAGGACGCCTGGGTCGACGTCGACGGCGGCATGGGCGTCCTGGCCACCTACGCGTCCAAGGCCCGCAAGGAGCTGCCGAACGCCAAGGTCGCCGTCGACGGTCCGCCGGAACCGCTGTCGCGCGACGGCAGCTTCCTCGGCCAGCACGTGTGGACGCCCAAGCAGGGCGTCGCCGTGCAGATCAACGCCTACAACTTCCCGTGCTGGGGGTCGCTCGAGAAGCTCGCGCCCGCCCTGGTCGCCGGCATGCCGGTGATCGTCAAGCCGGCGCCGCAGACGGCCCAGGTCGCCGAGGCGCTCTACCGGCACGTCGTCGACTCGGGCGTGTTCCCCGAGGGCGCGATCCAGTTCGTCGCCGGCCACCCCGGTGACCTGCTCGACCACCTCGACGGCCGCGACGTGGTCGGGTTCACCGGCTCCGCCGCCACCGCCGAGGTCATCCGTGGCCACCGCGCCTTCACCGCCCGCGCCGCCACGCTGATCACCGAGACCGACTCGCTCAACGCGGCGGTCCTGCTGCCGGGTGCGGCCGACGACGAGGCCCACGTCGACCGGTTCGTCAAGGAGATCAAGAAGGAGCTGCTGACCAAGGCCGGGCAGCGCTGCACCGCCATCCGGCGCGCCCTGGTGCCCGAAACGGCCGTGGACACGGTCGTCGCGAAGCTGCAGCAGGCCCTCGAGGGCGTGACGCTGGGTGACCCCACCCGCGAGGACGTGCGCATGGGGGCGCTCGTCAGCGCCTCGCAGAAGCAGGACGTCGTCCGCACGGTCGAGAAGTTGCTGGCCGGCTGTCGCACGGTCGTCGGCGACGACGCCCCCGAACTGCTCGGCGACGTGGACCCGGGCGCGTTCATGGCGCCGACCGTGCTCCTGCTCGAGGACCCCGGGTTCGACGCGGTGCACGAACTGGAGCCGTTCGGTCCCGTCGCGACGCTGGTGCCCTACCGCGACGCCGACGAGGCGGTGGCGCTCGTGCAGCGTGGCGGGGGAAGCCTGGTCACCTCGGTGTTCGGTTCCGCAGCCGACCCTGACGCCGCGACGGTGTTCACCGGAATCGCCGCGCACCACGGCCGGTTGCTGTTCGTCGACGACGTCTCGGCCGAGACCCAGACCGGTCACGGCACGCCGCTGCCGCACCTGGTCCACGGTGGTCCCGGTCGGGCCGGTGGCGGCGAGGAGATGGGCGGGGTCCGCGGGATCCACCACTACCTGCAGCGGACCGCGCTGACCGGCTCGCCCGAGCTGATCACGCGCATGACCGGCCGGTACGCGCCCGGGGCGCCGCGCCGCCTCGACGTCGAGCACCCGTTCAAGCTGACCTACGACCAGCTGCAGATCGGGGACGCGCTCGAGACCGAGGAGCGCGAGATCACGCTCGCCGACATCGAGCGCTTCGCCGAGCTGTCCGGCGACACCTTCTACGCCCACATGGACGAGGAGGCGGCCAAGGCCAGCCCGATCTTCGAGGGTCGCGTCGCCCACGGCTACTTCCTCGTCTCGGCCGCCGCCGGGCTGTTCGTCTGGCCCGACCCCGGCCCGGTGCTCGCCAACTTCGGGCTCGAGAACCTGCGGTTCCTCGCGCCGGTCTACCCCGGTGACCGCATCAAGCTGTTCCTGACCTGCAAGGACAAGGTGACCCGCCGCGAGCCCGACCAGGGCACCGTGACCTGGGACGTCGAGGTGCTCAACCAGCACGGCGAGGTGGTCGCCGCCTACGACGTGCTCACCATCGTCCGGCGCGAGGTGCCGGCGTGA
- a CDS encoding 3-hydroxyacyl-CoA dehydrogenase family protein: MSIDRVGVAGGGTMGAGVAHRLLVNGIEVVLVERDDIEAANARERVIGGLERAHERGYLADEVEGVAGRLTVAGSLDAFAGLGFVIEAVPEQPELKRDLLGRIEPLLADNAVLATNTSSLSIDGIAASLQRPGRFCGMHFFNPVPASDLLEIVRGTASEPGAVEAARELGERLGLTTIEVDDAPGFATSRLGVALGLEAIRMVEDGVASAEDIDTAMRLGYKHPIGPLRLGDLVGLDVRLGIAEYLAAELGPRFEPPKLLRDMVAEGKLGKKSGEGFFSWE; encoded by the coding sequence GTGAGCATCGACCGGGTCGGGGTCGCCGGCGGCGGCACCATGGGCGCAGGCGTCGCCCACCGTCTGCTGGTCAACGGCATCGAGGTCGTGCTCGTCGAACGCGACGACATCGAGGCCGCCAACGCCCGCGAGCGGGTGATCGGAGGGCTGGAGCGCGCCCACGAGCGCGGCTACCTCGCCGACGAGGTCGAGGGGGTCGCCGGGCGCCTCACGGTCGCCGGCTCCCTCGACGCCTTCGCCGGCCTCGGGTTCGTCATCGAGGCCGTGCCCGAGCAGCCCGAGCTCAAGCGCGACCTGCTGGGGCGCATCGAACCGTTGCTGGCCGACAACGCCGTGCTCGCGACCAACACCTCGTCGCTGTCGATCGACGGCATCGCCGCCTCGCTCCAGCGGCCGGGACGCTTCTGCGGCATGCACTTCTTCAACCCGGTTCCGGCCTCCGACCTGCTCGAGATCGTGCGTGGCACCGCCAGCGAACCGGGCGCGGTCGAGGCGGCGCGTGAACTGGGCGAGCGTCTCGGGCTGACCACCATCGAGGTCGACGACGCGCCCGGGTTCGCGACCTCGCGGCTGGGCGTCGCGCTCGGGCTCGAGGCCATCCGCATGGTCGAGGACGGGGTCGCGTCGGCCGAGGACATCGACACCGCGATGCGCCTCGGTTACAAGCACCCGATCGGCCCGTTGCGGCTGGGGGACCTGGTGGGGCTCGACGTCCGCCTCGGCATCGCCGAGTACCTCGCGGCCGAGCTCGGACCCCGCTTCGAACCGCCGAAGCTCCTGCGCGACATGGTCGCCGAGGGCAAGCTCGGCAAGAAGAGCGGCGAGGGCTTCTTCTCCTGGGAGTGA
- the paaK gene encoding phenylacetate--CoA ligase PaaK → MRDLTPPRDTLDPIEVASIDELRGLQLERLRWSLRHAYDRVPHYRRSFDDAGVHPDDLRSLEDLARFPFTTKQDLRDQYPFGMLAVPQEQVSRVHASSGTTGKPTVVAYTKSDLDVWADVVARSMRASGVRPGMKVHVAYGYGLFTGGLGAHYGAERLGCTVIPVSGGMSERQVQLIVDFAPEVIMVTPSYMLALLDEMRVQGVDPAATSLQVGIFGAEPWTDAVRREVEETLDMHAVDIYGLSEVIGPGVANECVETKDGLHVWEDHFYPEVIDPQTGEVLPDGEEGELVFTSLTKEAMPIVRYRTRDLTRLLPGTARTMRRIEKITGRTDDMIILRGVNLFPSQVEELLLDVPGLAPHFECVLTRPDRMDQLTVRVEARDGELGSSDERERAAATLRQRVKARIGVSVDVEVVDPAAVTRSIGKAKRVRDLREPR, encoded by the coding sequence ATGCGCGACCTGACCCCGCCCCGCGACACGCTCGACCCGATCGAGGTCGCGTCGATCGACGAGTTGCGCGGCCTGCAGCTCGAACGCCTGCGCTGGTCGCTTCGCCACGCCTACGACCGGGTGCCGCACTACCGGCGCAGCTTCGACGACGCCGGCGTCCATCCCGACGACCTGCGCTCGCTGGAGGACCTGGCACGGTTCCCGTTCACGACGAAGCAGGACCTGCGCGACCAGTACCCGTTCGGCATGCTCGCCGTGCCGCAGGAGCAGGTGTCGCGGGTCCATGCCTCGTCCGGCACGACCGGCAAGCCCACGGTGGTCGCCTACACGAAGTCCGACCTCGACGTGTGGGCCGACGTCGTGGCCCGGTCCATGCGGGCCTCCGGCGTCCGGCCCGGCATGAAGGTCCACGTCGCCTACGGCTACGGGCTCTTCACCGGCGGTCTGGGCGCCCACTACGGCGCCGAGCGGCTCGGCTGCACCGTCATCCCGGTCTCGGGCGGCATGAGCGAGCGGCAGGTGCAGCTCATCGTCGACTTCGCGCCCGAGGTCATCATGGTGACCCCGAGCTACATGCTGGCGCTCCTCGACGAGATGCGGGTCCAGGGCGTCGACCCCGCGGCGACGTCGCTGCAGGTCGGCATCTTCGGCGCCGAGCCGTGGACCGACGCCGTCCGTCGTGAGGTCGAGGAGACCCTCGACATGCACGCGGTCGACATCTACGGGCTGTCGGAGGTCATCGGTCCGGGGGTCGCCAACGAGTGTGTCGAGACCAAGGACGGCCTGCACGTCTGGGAGGACCACTTCTATCCCGAGGTGATCGACCCGCAGACCGGCGAGGTGCTGCCCGACGGCGAGGAGGGCGAGCTGGTCTTCACCTCCCTGACCAAGGAAGCCATGCCGATCGTCCGCTACCGGACGCGGGACCTGACCCGTCTGCTGCCCGGAACGGCACGCACCATGCGGCGGATCGAGAAGATCACCGGCCGCACCGACGACATGATCATCCTGCGCGGGGTCAACCTGTTCCCGTCCCAGGTCGAGGAACTGCTGCTGGACGTCCCCGGCCTCGCGCCGCACTTCGAGTGCGTGCTCACCCGCCCCGATCGCATGGACCAGCTGACGGTGCGCGTCGAGGCACGCGACGGCGAGCTCGGCTCGTCCGACGAGCGGGAACGCGCCGCCGCCACGCTGCGTCAGCGCGTCAAGGCACGCATCGGCGTCAGCGTCGACGTCGAGGTGGTCGACCCCGCCGCGGTCACCCGCTCGATCGGCAAGGCCAAGCGCGTCCGCGACCTGCGCGAGCCGCGCTGA
- a CDS encoding DUF1918 domain-containing protein yields MQLREGDPIQVRSNKVAQVDRHGVVRRVLQEDPLRVEVEWDDGHTSIFVPHAGSMLVERRQQA; encoded by the coding sequence ATGCAGTTGCGGGAGGGTGACCCCATCCAGGTCCGCTCCAACAAGGTCGCCCAGGTCGATCGGCACGGCGTGGTCCGGCGGGTGCTGCAGGAGGATCCACTGCGCGTCGAGGTGGAGTGGGACGACGGGCACACCTCGATCTTCGTCCCGCACGCCGGCAGCATGCTCGTCGAGCGCCGGCAGCAGGCGTGA
- a CDS encoding NAD(P)-dependent alcohol dehydrogenase: MSSAAASVPAAPDAVATMRAITQPVYGPPEALRAADLPRPVPAAGEVLVRVAAAGIDPSIWHLLAGDPRIVRLAAGLRRPRRLVPGLDVAGTVVAVGEGVTSSQPGDEVFGVGRGVLAEFTVARADRCLHRPETVTVEQAAALPVSATTALQAVRRSGRVQAGHDVLVLGAGGGVGTFAVQVAVADGARVTAVCSDGKADLVRSLGASEVIDYHRTDPLSGDRRYDVIIDIAGLRPLPHLRRALTPTGTLVIVGGEGGGAWLGGLGRNLRASLTTPLVRQQLRWIVATTGPEDLQELAAAVADGTLSPVLDRTFPLDRSAEALRYVKDGHALGKVVVTVP, from the coding sequence ATGAGCAGTGCCGCAGCGTCAGTTCCGGCCGCGCCGGATGCCGTGGCGACCATGCGCGCCATCACCCAGCCCGTCTACGGGCCACCCGAGGCGCTGCGGGCGGCGGACCTGCCGCGCCCCGTCCCCGCGGCCGGCGAGGTGCTGGTACGCGTGGCCGCGGCGGGCATCGACCCGAGCATCTGGCACCTGCTCGCCGGCGATCCACGCATCGTGCGCCTCGCGGCCGGGCTGCGGCGTCCCCGGCGACTGGTGCCGGGCCTGGACGTCGCCGGCACGGTCGTGGCCGTGGGCGAAGGCGTCACCTCGTCGCAGCCCGGTGACGAGGTCTTCGGTGTCGGCCGGGGCGTGCTGGCCGAGTTCACCGTCGCACGCGCCGACCGCTGCCTCCACCGGCCCGAAACCGTGACGGTCGAGCAGGCCGCCGCGTTACCGGTGTCGGCGACCACGGCACTGCAGGCGGTCCGTCGCAGCGGACGTGTCCAGGCCGGGCACGATGTCCTCGTCCTGGGCGCCGGTGGCGGTGTCGGCACGTTCGCCGTGCAGGTGGCCGTGGCCGACGGCGCCCGGGTCACCGCCGTCTGCAGCGATGGCAAGGCCGACCTGGTGCGTTCGCTGGGTGCGAGCGAGGTCATCGACTACCACCGCACCGACCCGCTCTCGGGTGACCGGCGCTACGACGTGATCATCGACATCGCGGGCCTCCGTCCGCTCCCCCACCTGCGCCGCGCGCTCACGCCCACGGGAACGCTGGTCATCGTCGGGGGCGAGGGTGGCGGCGCGTGGCTGGGCGGGCTCGGACGCAACCTGCGCGCCTCCCTCACCACCCCGCTCGTCCGTCAGCAGTTGCGCTGGATCGTGGCGACGACCGGTCCGGAGGACCTGCAGGAGTTGGCCGCGGCGGTCGCGGACGGAACGCTGAGCCCGGTCCTTGACCGCACCTTCCCGCTCGACCGCAGCGCCGAGGCGCTCCGCTACGTCAAGGACGGCCACGCCCTCGGCAAGGTGGTCGTCACCGTCCCGTGA
- a CDS encoding TetR/AcrR family transcriptional regulator has protein sequence MGASPEKSTRRRPLSRDRVLRTAAALADEHGLATVTMRNLAQSLGVEAMSLYHHVPGKEALLDGLVEVVVDEINAAVPPVDDTGADGWHAALRARVLAAREVLLRHPWAPQLIATRSTISPAVMRYFDGVLALLRAGGFSWDLAHHALHALGSRAMGFTQELFAPDDVDADTATMAELERFAAQVPHLAQMLAEVTHDDPGTTLGWCDDQAEFEFGLDVLLDGLARRLERG, from the coding sequence ATGGGCGCGTCACCGGAGAAGTCGACGCGCCGTCGCCCGCTGAGCCGCGACCGCGTGTTGCGGACGGCCGCGGCACTCGCGGACGAGCACGGCCTGGCGACGGTCACGATGCGCAACCTCGCCCAGTCGCTCGGCGTCGAGGCCATGTCGCTGTACCACCACGTGCCCGGCAAGGAGGCGCTGCTCGACGGTCTCGTCGAGGTCGTCGTCGACGAGATCAATGCCGCCGTCCCCCCGGTCGACGACACGGGGGCCGACGGGTGGCACGCGGCCCTGCGCGCGCGGGTCCTGGCCGCGCGTGAGGTGCTGCTGCGCCATCCGTGGGCCCCGCAGCTGATCGCGACCCGCTCCACCATCAGCCCGGCGGTCATGCGCTACTTCGACGGCGTGCTGGCCCTGCTGCGCGCCGGCGGCTTCTCCTGGGACCTGGCCCACCACGCCCTGCACGCGCTCGGCAGCCGCGCCATGGGCTTCACCCAGGAACTGTTCGCGCCCGACGACGTCGACGCCGACACGGCCACGATGGCCGAGCTCGAGCGGTTCGCGGCCCAGGTGCCCCACCTGGCGCAGATGCTGGCCGAGGTCACCCACGACGACCCCGGCACGACGCTGGGCTGGTGCGACGACCAGGCGGAGTTCGAGTTCGGCCTCGACGTCCTCCTCGACGGTCTGGCCCGTCGCCTCGAGCGCGGCTGA
- a CDS encoding TetR/AcrR family transcriptional regulator, whose amino-acid sequence MSASPRPNYTAASLLDVAVRVFNERGYDGTSMGDLAAALGITKSSIYHHVAGKDALLGLALDRALSALFAVLDEPASTTGRARDRLEHVVRRSVAVLDAELPFVTLLLRVRGNTPTEQDALERRREFDRRVAELVAQAVDDGDLRADLDPSLVTRLLFGTVNSLVEWYRPGRGASADEVADALVEMTLRGLER is encoded by the coding sequence GTGTCCGCCTCGCCCCGCCCCAACTACACCGCCGCGTCGCTGCTCGACGTGGCGGTGCGCGTGTTCAACGAACGCGGCTACGACGGCACGTCGATGGGCGACCTCGCCGCGGCGCTCGGCATCACGAAGTCGAGCATCTACCACCACGTCGCCGGCAAGGACGCCCTGCTGGGGTTGGCGCTCGACCGTGCCCTCTCGGCGCTGTTCGCCGTCCTCGACGAGCCGGCGTCGACCACCGGCCGCGCACGGGACCGCCTCGAGCACGTCGTGCGGCGCAGCGTCGCCGTCCTCGACGCGGAGCTGCCCTTCGTCACGCTGCTGCTGCGGGTGCGGGGCAACACCCCCACCGAGCAGGACGCGCTGGAGCGACGGCGCGAGTTCGACCGGCGTGTCGCGGAACTGGTGGCGCAGGCCGTCGACGACGGCGACCTGCGCGCCGACCTCGATCCGTCGCTCGTCACGCGGCTGCTGTTCGGCACCGTCAACTCGCTCGTCGAGTGGTACCGCCCCGGCCGGGGCGCGAGCGCGGACGAGGTCGCCGACGCCCTGGTGGAGATGACCCTCCGCGGCCTCGAACGCTGA
- a CDS encoding GlxA family transcriptional regulator yields MSHTVTAVVIDDANPFEFAVAAEVFGIDRPEIPGWDYAFTLAAPGRRVRLAGAGVLHTGADLDAVVGADTVVVPSGEAGRANDPDVVAAVAAAHARGSRIISFCTGAFLLAEAGLLDGRRATTHWKHSEEFRRRFPRVRLDPNVLFVDEGDVMTSAGTAAGIDLALHVVRHDLGAEAARVVARRMVVPPHRDGGQAQFIDGAPEARIRPDGLAGVLEWAQGRLDDDLTVATLAAHANMSERTFARRFKEATGTTPFRWLLTQRLQRAQELLETSDLDVDHVAFRAGFGTAANLREHFRRELRTTPSAYRRCFADTRRATA; encoded by the coding sequence ATGTCGCATACGGTCACGGCCGTCGTCATCGACGACGCCAATCCGTTCGAGTTCGCGGTGGCCGCCGAAGTCTTCGGGATCGACCGGCCCGAGATCCCGGGATGGGACTACGCGTTCACGCTCGCCGCACCCGGCCGACGCGTCCGTCTCGCGGGCGCCGGCGTTCTGCACACCGGTGCCGACCTCGATGCCGTGGTCGGTGCCGACACGGTCGTGGTTCCGAGCGGCGAGGCCGGCCGCGCGAACGATCCCGACGTGGTCGCGGCCGTCGCCGCCGCGCATGCGCGAGGGTCCCGGATCATCTCGTTCTGCACCGGCGCCTTTCTGCTCGCCGAGGCGGGACTGCTCGACGGTCGCCGGGCGACGACGCACTGGAAGCACAGCGAGGAGTTCCGGCGCCGCTTCCCCCGCGTCCGGCTCGACCCCAACGTGCTGTTCGTCGACGAGGGCGACGTGATGACCTCGGCCGGCACCGCCGCCGGGATCGACCTCGCCCTGCACGTGGTACGCCACGACCTCGGGGCGGAGGCGGCACGCGTGGTGGCGCGACGCATGGTGGTGCCACCCCACCGCGACGGCGGCCAGGCCCAGTTCATCGACGGCGCCCCTGAGGCGCGGATCCGGCCGGACGGCCTCGCCGGCGTGCTCGAGTGGGCGCAGGGCCGCCTCGACGACGACCTCACCGTGGCGACGCTCGCGGCGCATGCGAACATGAGCGAGCGCACCTTCGCGCGCCGGTTCAAGGAGGCCACCGGCACCACGCCGTTCCGCTGGCTGCTCACGCAACGCCTCCAGCGGGCGCAGGAGTTGCTCGAGACGTCCGACCTCGACGTCGACCACGTCGCATTCCGGGCCGGTTTCGGCACGGCTGCCAACCTGCGCGAGCACTTCCGGCGCGAGTTGCGGACCACGCCGTCGGCCTATCGACGCTGTTTCGCCGACACGCGTCGCGCCACGGCCTGA